The following proteins come from a genomic window of Triticum aestivum cultivar Chinese Spring chromosome 6A, IWGSC CS RefSeq v2.1, whole genome shotgun sequence:
- the LOC123131005 gene encoding uncharacterized protein — protein MAMGKKLSKVDGAACRRHWRQGAPGVCPLCLRERLSRLSPSATLPSVVARGEAASRSSCCSDSDSEASSTEASTGASSGSASPGFHREIRRAARPSLLMRHERVVAVDGDEAVLVMRRRREKPATSFWTKLLRAATGGKKAVDGCSLAHSRTIDAADGSSAAATKWIVF, from the coding sequence ATGGCGATGGGCAAGAAGCTGAGCAAGGTTGACGGCGCGGCGTGCCGGCGGCACTGGCGGCAGGGGGCGCCCGGGGTGTGCCCGCTCTGCCTGCGGGAGCGCCTGTCCCGCCTCTCGCCCTCGGCGACGCTGCCGTCCGTCGTCGCGCGCGGGGAGGCGGCTTCTCGCTCCTCCTGCTGCTCGGACTCGGACTCGGAGGCGTCGTCCACGGAGGCGTCCACCGGCGCGTCGTCGGGGTCCGCGAGCCCCGGGTTCCACCGGGAGATCAGGCGCGCCGCGAGGCCGTCGCTGCTGATGCGGCACGAGCGGGTGGTGGCCGTGGACGGCGACGAGGCGGTGCTGGTGATGagaaggaggagggagaagccggcgacgagcttctggacGAAGCTGCTGCGCGCGGCGACCGGGGGCAAGAAGGCCGTCGACGGATGCTCGCTGGCGCATTCCAGGACGATCGACGCCGCCGACGGGAGCAGCGCAGCTGCCACGAAGTGGATCGTATTCTAG